The Gemmata palustris genome includes a region encoding these proteins:
- a CDS encoding Uma2 family endonuclease: MTPAGPPNLDLGRIKVLYERAEQRYLRALPLEHFMESTTQATQRKITVESFDLIHVSRPDVQCFNELLVQYPPPGGDPDKPGQVVPDNMVIIHPRPIVADGSYMTPLQPVGPFLVIEYVSKASVRKDAEVSYEKYERELKVPYYLLFYPDADELTLFRLGEDGYVTTRPNANGRYPIPELEVEVALLGGWVRYWFRGELLPLPGDLLKERDAERKARLAAEKRASEADAELAKLRAELAKAKGQQP, translated from the coding sequence ATGACGCCGGCCGGTCCGCCCAACCTCGATTTGGGCCGAATCAAGGTGCTGTACGAGCGCGCGGAGCAACGGTACCTCCGGGCCTTGCCGCTGGAGCACTTCATGGAATCCACGACGCAGGCCACGCAGCGCAAGATCACCGTCGAGAGCTTCGACCTGATCCACGTGAGCCGGCCCGACGTCCAGTGCTTCAACGAGCTTCTTGTACAGTACCCGCCGCCGGGCGGCGACCCCGACAAGCCCGGTCAGGTGGTGCCCGACAACATGGTCATCATCCACCCGCGGCCCATTGTCGCCGATGGCAGTTACATGACTCCGCTGCAACCAGTGGGGCCGTTCCTCGTCATCGAGTACGTCTCGAAAGCGAGCGTGCGGAAGGACGCAGAAGTGAGCTACGAGAAGTACGAGAGGGAGCTGAAGGTTCCGTACTACCTGCTCTTTTACCCGGACGCGGACGAACTCACGCTGTTCCGCCTCGGTGAGGATGGGTACGTCACCACACGACCCAACGCAAACGGGCGCTACCCAATTCCCGAACTCGAAGTCGAGGTCGCCCTTCTGGGCGGTTGGGTGCGGTACTGGTTCCGCGGAGAACTACTCCCACTACCGGGCGACTTGCTGAAAGAGCGCGACGCCGAGCGCAAGGCCAGACTCGCCGCCGAGAAACGGGCATCCGAGGCCGATGCCGAACTCGCGAAACTCCGCGCGGAGTTGGCGAAGGCAAAGGGACAACAACCATAG
- a CDS encoding DUF1559 family PulG-like putative transporter, translating to MPRRYIVVMIVLLVVAGAGGLLVTGVCRVREAAARMMCTSHFKQWALALHNAADTFPVERNEKQVSAFLSGTIPHADLPPEQRLSWFISVLPYMEQDEVLRQINVRHGANDPSNGFLTTYRFPQLVCPASGEYDRSSREWKSTGPLAHYIGVAGVGVDAATLPLGHPKTGVFGYDRRTALPNDIPDGTSNTLLLIETSQNPKHWAFGGPATVRGFVPESAPYLGDGRPFGGWHGNHAVWSSKKSHYCIVAFADGAVHSLTNATAPEVLEALATVAGKEELPANW from the coding sequence ATGCCGCGCCGGTACATCGTCGTGATGATCGTGCTCCTCGTTGTCGCGGGCGCCGGTGGCCTGTTGGTCACCGGCGTTTGCCGCGTGCGCGAAGCGGCCGCGCGGATGATGTGTACGAGTCACTTCAAACAGTGGGCGCTCGCCCTCCACAACGCTGCTGACACATTTCCAGTTGAGCGGAACGAGAAACAGGTCAGCGCATTTCTGTCCGGTACCATTCCCCATGCCGATCTTCCTCCCGAACAGCGACTGAGTTGGTTCATCTCGGTTCTGCCGTACATGGAGCAAGATGAAGTCTTGCGTCAAATTAATGTGAGACACGGAGCAAATGATCCGAGCAACGGGTTCTTGACTACTTACCGGTTCCCTCAACTCGTTTGCCCGGCCTCGGGAGAATACGACCGTAGTTCACGCGAGTGGAAGTCGACCGGGCCGCTTGCGCACTACATCGGTGTTGCGGGCGTCGGGGTGGATGCCGCAACTTTGCCCCTCGGTCACCCCAAAACGGGTGTGTTCGGCTACGATCGCCGCACCGCGTTACCGAACGACATTCCCGATGGCACGTCCAACACCCTGTTGCTCATCGAGACCTCCCAAAACCCCAAGCACTGGGCCTTCGGTGGTCCCGCAACCGTCCGCGGGTTCGTGCCAGAATCAGCGCCCTACCTCGGTGACGGTCGGCCGTTCGGGGGCTGGCACGGCAACCATGCGGTGTGGTCCAGTAAGAAATCGCATTACTGTATCGTCGCATTTGCGGACGGCGCAGTACATTCGCTCACCAACGCGACCGCACCCGAGGTACTGGAAGCGCTCGCCACGGTCGCCGGAAAAGAAGAGCTGCCCGCGAACTGGTAA
- a CDS encoding efflux RND transporter permease subunit: MAIWDICIRRPVFTTMLVLGPVVLGLASYTRLGVELFPNVDVPVVVVTTTLRGAGVEEMESSVTRPVEEAVNTVSGIDELRSTTREGVSSVVIGFKLERNGDIAAQDVRDRVSTLLPRLPFGTDPPVVEKFNLDAAPVVTVVVSGGSGRKLREVTEIAKKQIKEDLEAVTGVGAVVLVGGEQRAVNVVLKPDRLRAYRLSAEDVRKALAAQNLELPGGKVDSGSTEFGLRTVGRIQKPSDFEDVIVDTRTVIAGLKYSVRVKDVATVTDSVEEPRGKSRLDGNVAVSLIIQKQSGGNTVAVAEAVKARLAKIQPTLPADIKTEIIRDQSKFIKGSIDEVKFHLVLAAFLVVGTIFIFLRDWRATLIAATAVPTSIVGTFAFMDVMGFSLNNMTLLGLILAVGVVIDDAVVVLENVFRHMEEEGSSGWDAASLATKEISLAVVATTLSLVVIFAPIAFMSGQVGRFFNSFGFVVAFAILMSMAVSFTLTPMLCAWVLKPLHPSKSAHDTQRGGGQSHNSSGWLTRAYVGILAWSLRHRWVVVLATIVTFLSTPVLFMIVGTDFVPKDDQSEFEVSIILKEGTTLKSAESQVAEIESRLKTVRGVTNVFTVIGPTDGRAPKGQGDVTQVNIYCRMTDLTEREFGQRDAMADARVLMIDYPDLRTSVQDVKLISSSAFKNAQLDLSIRGPDGAKLDEYAAQIMKKMKTNPKFTDVDTNAAGRNPELQVRIDRQRAADQRVNVQGVATALGLLVGGEPVTKYKEGADQYDVWLRAALPSRDRSSAIDALMVPDVKGQLIELRTFAKLTDEKGPATIERYNRQRQIGVQCNFAPGVALGDALPEVQAYVKELDLPPEYRYEFLGEAKLMADSNSNFLLAFVLAFIFMYMILAAQFESIIHPITILMAVPLTLPFALISLMLLRTPLDVYAMIGLFMLFGIVKKNGILQVDYTNVLIAKGLPRNEAILKANEARFRPILMTTVMLVAAMIPIATGRGPGAGARASMAKVILGGQLLSLLLSLLVTPVAYSIWDDMLVRGKRIVAWAQRRRAVPALPLEPEPESDEARETVHELPVLRDKEPDATPTGS; the protein is encoded by the coding sequence ATGGCCATCTGGGATATCTGCATCCGTCGGCCGGTGTTCACCACCATGCTCGTTTTGGGGCCGGTGGTGCTCGGTCTGGCGTCGTACACTCGGCTCGGTGTCGAGCTGTTCCCGAACGTGGACGTGCCTGTGGTCGTGGTGACGACCACACTTCGGGGCGCGGGCGTTGAGGAAATGGAATCGAGCGTCACGCGCCCGGTCGAAGAAGCGGTGAACACCGTTTCCGGTATCGACGAGCTGCGCAGCACCACGCGCGAGGGCGTTTCCAGTGTCGTGATCGGGTTCAAGCTGGAGCGGAACGGCGACATCGCGGCGCAGGACGTGCGCGACCGCGTCTCGACGCTTCTGCCCAGACTCCCATTCGGTACCGATCCGCCCGTGGTCGAGAAGTTCAACCTCGACGCCGCTCCCGTGGTCACGGTGGTCGTGTCCGGCGGGTCCGGGCGCAAGTTGCGCGAAGTCACGGAGATCGCGAAGAAGCAGATCAAAGAAGACCTGGAAGCGGTGACTGGGGTCGGGGCGGTAGTGCTCGTCGGCGGCGAGCAGCGCGCGGTGAACGTCGTACTCAAACCGGACCGGCTCCGGGCGTACCGGCTCTCGGCAGAGGACGTGCGGAAAGCGCTCGCGGCCCAGAACCTCGAACTGCCCGGCGGTAAGGTCGATAGCGGTTCGACCGAGTTTGGGCTGCGCACCGTGGGGCGCATCCAGAAGCCGTCCGATTTCGAGGACGTCATCGTCGATACGCGCACCGTCATCGCCGGGCTCAAGTATTCGGTTCGGGTGAAGGACGTGGCGACCGTTACTGACAGCGTGGAAGAACCGCGGGGCAAGTCGCGGTTGGACGGCAACGTGGCGGTCAGCCTCATCATTCAGAAGCAGTCGGGCGGGAACACGGTGGCCGTGGCCGAAGCGGTGAAGGCTCGGCTCGCGAAGATCCAGCCGACGCTCCCGGCCGACATCAAGACCGAGATCATCCGCGACCAGTCGAAGTTCATCAAGGGGTCGATCGACGAGGTGAAGTTCCACCTCGTGCTCGCGGCGTTCCTCGTCGTCGGCACCATTTTTATCTTCCTGCGCGACTGGCGCGCGACGCTCATCGCCGCGACCGCGGTACCGACCAGCATCGTCGGCACGTTTGCGTTCATGGACGTGATGGGGTTCAGCCTCAACAACATGACCCTCCTGGGCCTCATCCTCGCGGTCGGCGTGGTGATCGACGACGCGGTGGTAGTTCTGGAGAACGTGTTCCGGCACATGGAGGAAGAGGGCTCGAGCGGTTGGGATGCCGCGAGCCTGGCGACAAAAGAGATCTCGCTCGCGGTGGTCGCGACGACGCTCTCGCTGGTGGTGATCTTCGCGCCGATCGCGTTCATGTCCGGGCAGGTCGGGCGGTTCTTCAACAGCTTCGGGTTCGTGGTCGCGTTCGCGATCCTGATGAGCATGGCCGTCAGTTTCACCCTCACGCCGATGCTCTGTGCGTGGGTGCTGAAGCCACTGCACCCCAGTAAGAGCGCCCACGACACGCAGCGCGGCGGGGGGCAGTCCCACAACTCGTCCGGGTGGCTCACGCGGGCCTATGTCGGCATCCTCGCGTGGTCGCTGCGGCACCGCTGGGTTGTCGTACTCGCCACGATTGTTACGTTCCTCAGCACGCCGGTGCTGTTCATGATCGTCGGTACCGACTTCGTTCCGAAGGACGACCAGAGCGAGTTCGAGGTCTCCATCATCCTAAAGGAAGGAACGACCCTCAAATCGGCCGAATCGCAGGTGGCCGAGATCGAGTCCCGGCTGAAAACCGTGCGCGGCGTGACAAACGTGTTCACCGTGATCGGCCCGACCGATGGTCGCGCGCCGAAGGGACAGGGCGACGTGACCCAGGTGAACATCTATTGTCGAATGACCGATCTGACCGAGCGCGAGTTCGGTCAGCGCGACGCAATGGCCGACGCCCGCGTGCTGATGATCGACTACCCGGACCTGCGGACCTCGGTGCAGGACGTGAAGCTCATCAGTTCCAGCGCGTTCAAGAACGCCCAACTCGACTTGAGCATCCGCGGGCCGGACGGCGCGAAGCTCGACGAGTACGCGGCCCAGATCATGAAGAAGATGAAGACGAACCCGAAGTTCACGGACGTGGACACGAACGCCGCGGGCCGCAACCCGGAACTCCAGGTGCGGATCGACCGCCAACGCGCGGCCGACCAGCGCGTGAACGTGCAGGGCGTCGCGACCGCGTTGGGGTTGTTGGTCGGTGGCGAGCCGGTGACGAAGTACAAGGAGGGCGCGGACCAGTACGACGTGTGGCTCCGCGCCGCGCTGCCGAGCCGCGACCGGTCCTCGGCGATTGACGCCCTCATGGTGCCCGATGTGAAGGGCCAGTTGATCGAGCTGCGCACGTTCGCGAAACTGACGGATGAAAAAGGCCCGGCGACCATCGAGCGCTACAACCGGCAGCGGCAGATCGGGGTCCAGTGCAACTTTGCGCCGGGCGTGGCGCTCGGTGACGCGCTCCCGGAAGTGCAGGCTTACGTGAAGGAACTCGATTTGCCGCCGGAGTACCGGTACGAGTTCCTCGGCGAAGCCAAACTCATGGCCGACTCGAACTCGAACTTCCTGCTCGCGTTCGTGCTGGCCTTCATCTTCATGTACATGATTCTCGCGGCGCAGTTCGAGAGCATCATTCACCCCATCACGATCCTCATGGCGGTGCCGCTCACGCTGCCCTTCGCACTGATCTCGCTCATGCTCTTGCGCACCCCGCTCGACGTGTACGCGATGATCGGGCTGTTCATGCTGTTCGGCATCGTGAAGAAGAACGGCATCTTGCAGGTGGACTACACCAACGTGCTGATCGCGAAGGGTTTGCCGCGCAACGAGGCCATTCTCAAGGCGAACGAGGCGCGGTTCCGGCCGATCCTGATGACGACAGTGATGCTCGTGGCCGCGATGATCCCGATCGCGACCGGGCGCGGCCCCGGTGCGGGCGCGCGAGCGAGCATGGCGAAGGTCATTTTGGGCGGTCAATTGCTCTCCCTGTTGCTCTCGCTCCTGGTCACACCGGTCGCGTACTCGATCTGGGACGACATGCTCGTCCGCGGAAAGCGAATCGTGGCATGGGCCCAGAGGCGCCGGGCCGTTCCCGCGCTCCCACTCGAACCGGAACCCGAATCCGACGAGGCGCGGGAAACGGTACACGAGCTGCCGGTCCTCCGGGACAAGGAACCCGATGCGACCCCGACCGGCTCGTAA
- a CDS encoding CaiB/BaiF CoA transferase family protein: MLPFAPDTVPTLHGVRVLDAARVLAGPFCGQLLADLGADVIKLERPGAGDDTRGWGPPYVPGFNDLSAYFLSCNRGKLSLTLDIASPDGSDIFHRLLAKCDVLIENFRTDSAEKLGLTPDALLARHPKLIACSISGFGRTGPMKDAPGYDFAIQALSGLMNITGPAEGPPYKVGVALADILTGLYASNAILAALHARARTGHGYAIDIALADCALAAQVNVAQAFLTSVKLPQRQGNAHLQIVPYQLFATADGWLVLNVGNDGQWRAFCAAAREAELGADPRFATNRQRVELRAEVVPKVEAIMKRFPTNEWETRLSEANVPHAVVRTYADVFADEQTLARGMKLTVRDPAGNPVDLIGSPVQLHGAPNAPPTMPPCLGEQTEKVLGELLGLGAEEVKALKEKGVV, from the coding sequence ATGCTGCCCTTCGCACCCGATACGGTCCCGACGCTCCACGGCGTTCGTGTACTCGACGCGGCCCGCGTACTTGCGGGGCCGTTTTGCGGTCAGTTGCTCGCGGACCTTGGCGCGGACGTCATCAAGCTCGAACGCCCCGGCGCGGGCGACGACACCCGCGGATGGGGGCCGCCCTACGTACCGGGGTTCAACGACCTCTCGGCGTACTTCCTCTCGTGCAATCGCGGCAAACTTTCGCTGACCCTCGACATCGCTAGCCCCGACGGGAGTGACATCTTCCATCGGTTACTGGCGAAATGTGACGTGCTGATCGAGAACTTTCGCACGGACAGCGCGGAGAAACTCGGACTCACGCCCGATGCGCTCCTCGCGCGCCACCCGAAACTGATCGCGTGCTCGATCTCCGGGTTCGGTCGCACGGGACCGATGAAGGATGCGCCCGGCTACGACTTCGCCATTCAAGCACTCAGCGGGCTGATGAACATCACCGGGCCGGCCGAAGGACCGCCCTACAAGGTCGGCGTCGCGCTCGCGGATATTCTCACCGGCCTCTACGCCTCGAACGCGATCCTCGCCGCGCTCCATGCACGCGCCCGAACGGGGCACGGCTACGCGATCGACATCGCTCTCGCGGATTGCGCTCTCGCGGCTCAAGTGAACGTCGCCCAAGCGTTCCTCACGAGCGTCAAGCTTCCGCAGCGACAAGGGAACGCGCACCTGCAAATCGTGCCGTACCAGCTCTTCGCCACCGCCGACGGCTGGCTCGTTCTCAACGTTGGCAACGACGGCCAATGGAGAGCGTTCTGCGCCGCGGCGAGGGAAGCCGAACTCGGTGCGGACCCGCGGTTCGCGACGAACCGGCAGCGCGTCGAGCTTCGCGCGGAAGTGGTGCCGAAAGTCGAAGCGATCATGAAGCGGTTCCCTACGAACGAATGGGAGACGCGCTTGAGTGAAGCGAATGTGCCGCACGCGGTCGTGCGCACCTATGCGGACGTGTTCGCCGACGAACAGACGCTCGCGCGCGGAATGAAGCTCACGGTCCGCGATCCGGCCGGCAACCCGGTCGACCTGATCGGCTCACCCGTACAACTCCACGGCGCGCCAAACGCGCCCCCCACCATGCCCCCGTGCCTCGGCGAGCAAACGGAAAAGGTACTGGGGGAACTGTTGGGCTTGGGCGCGGAGGAGGTGAAAGCACTGAAGGAGAAGGGCGTGGTGTGA
- a CDS encoding Gfo/Idh/MocA family protein: MGLIGGGQGAFIGRVHATAAVLDNRAAIVAGALSSDPARSKASAADYDIPTERAYGSYKEMAETEAKRADKVDFVSIATPNHTHFEIAKTFVEAGYNVICDKPLTFDLEQAEELLKVVEKSGVVFAVTHNYTGYPLVRQAREMVLNGDLGEINAVRSNYIQGWLRTRLESSDQKQAKWRTDPKQSGIAGCFGDIGTHAYNLGRFITGLLPNEISCSLKVFEEGRALDDYGVALVRFENGALATVTASQISHGRENDLFIEVDGTKGAIEWHQEEPNKLLVRKNGEPHKLYTRNGGPYLGAAHGASVRLPSGHPEAFFEAFANVYNTAYDAMVKRANGEKFETTNTVYPNIYDGVEGMLFITKCVESSKANGGWIPFRHPKSRK; the protein is encoded by the coding sequence ATGGGCCTCATTGGGGGCGGACAAGGCGCCTTCATCGGCCGCGTCCACGCTACCGCCGCGGTGCTCGATAACCGCGCCGCGATCGTCGCCGGGGCGCTGTCCAGCGATCCCGCCCGCTCGAAGGCGTCCGCGGCCGACTACGACATCCCGACCGAGCGCGCCTACGGCTCCTACAAGGAGATGGCCGAGACCGAGGCCAAGCGCGCCGATAAGGTGGATTTCGTCAGCATCGCGACGCCCAACCACACACACTTCGAGATCGCGAAGACGTTCGTCGAGGCCGGGTACAACGTGATCTGCGACAAGCCGCTCACGTTCGACCTCGAACAGGCCGAGGAGCTGCTGAAGGTGGTCGAGAAGTCGGGCGTGGTGTTCGCGGTCACGCACAACTACACCGGCTACCCGCTCGTGCGCCAGGCGCGCGAGATGGTCCTCAACGGCGACCTCGGCGAGATCAACGCAGTCCGCTCCAACTACATCCAGGGCTGGCTCCGCACGCGGCTCGAATCGAGCGACCAGAAGCAGGCCAAGTGGCGCACCGACCCGAAGCAGAGCGGCATCGCCGGGTGCTTCGGCGACATCGGCACGCACGCCTACAACCTGGGCCGCTTCATCACTGGGCTGCTGCCGAATGAGATTTCGTGCAGCCTGAAGGTCTTCGAGGAAGGCCGGGCGCTCGACGATTACGGCGTGGCGCTGGTGCGGTTCGAGAACGGCGCGCTCGCGACCGTGACCGCGTCGCAGATCTCGCACGGGCGCGAGAACGACCTGTTCATCGAAGTGGACGGCACGAAGGGCGCGATCGAGTGGCACCAGGAGGAGCCGAACAAGCTCCTCGTGCGGAAGAACGGCGAGCCGCACAAGCTCTACACGCGCAACGGCGGACCATATCTGGGCGCGGCGCACGGGGCCAGCGTCCGGCTGCCGAGCGGCCACCCGGAAGCGTTCTTCGAGGCGTTCGCCAACGTTTACAACACCGCTTACGACGCAATGGTGAAGCGCGCCAACGGCGAGAAATTCGAGACCACGAACACGGTCTACCCGAACATTTATGACGGCGTTGAGGGTATGCTGTTCATCACGAAGTGCGTCGAGAGCAGCAAGGCGAACGGCGGGTGGATTCCGTTCCGCCACCCCAAGAGCCGCAAATAA
- a CDS encoding sigma-70 family RNA polymerase sigma factor, translating to MSQKPLLHTLSTTLGLTDTAPDGELLQRFAEVGDQTAFELVVRRHADLVWGVCRAVLPGDTHTAEDAFQATFLALARRADSIRDGSAAGWLFRVARNAAVRARTRATRRRVSALPDALACTGAPVEEEAARQEVAPVVAEEVDRLGATLRDPIVLCFFEGHTHAEAANRLGWPIGTVASRLARAKDVLRDRLTRRGVALPAAGLTAVFASTSAPASPLVRSTLAIATGPANQISPAVLSLTHGVLSAMRFTQLKATAALVFVALGLSVTLAAVSRNTTEPAMGGSAPLAARSAAPVPKDKPTAKELEARELKALKGEWRVVKLETDRKNERELAGLRFAFTDNHLAIRSANEDENENFTVGLVPTESPRHVDLTIENPEKGERDAGKVARGIYELKGDTLTLCVRHFAADDANRPTAFKSGEGLVLTVLERVKDEKEELKALAGEWRAVKVIALGQEVGADELAKRKMMWFFDGAEMLMTGEGEKGDKATIKLDPSAAPATIDLSGKDDKGTESKLPGIYFRQGDRLTVCYAHQALPPPQNMGKDPVRPTELKAGDGVVFIVFERAPKK from the coding sequence ATGTCGCAAAAACCGCTCCTTCACACGCTTTCCACCACTCTCGGGTTGACCGATACCGCCCCGGACGGGGAGCTGCTCCAGCGTTTCGCAGAGGTCGGCGACCAGACGGCCTTTGAGCTGGTCGTGCGTCGGCACGCCGATCTGGTGTGGGGCGTGTGCCGGGCCGTGCTGCCCGGTGACACGCACACCGCGGAAGATGCGTTCCAGGCGACGTTCCTCGCCCTCGCGCGGAGAGCTGATTCGATCCGCGACGGTTCGGCCGCCGGGTGGCTGTTCCGCGTCGCCCGGAACGCGGCCGTTCGTGCCCGCACGCGGGCGACCCGACGCAGAGTCAGCGCGCTTCCCGACGCACTTGCGTGTACGGGCGCGCCCGTTGAAGAGGAAGCCGCACGGCAAGAAGTCGCGCCGGTCGTCGCGGAAGAAGTGGACCGGCTCGGAGCGACCCTCCGTGACCCAATCGTGCTGTGCTTCTTCGAGGGGCACACGCACGCGGAAGCCGCGAACCGGCTCGGGTGGCCGATCGGTACGGTCGCGAGCCGGCTCGCGCGTGCGAAGGACGTGCTCCGCGACCGGCTCACGCGCCGCGGGGTCGCGCTTCCCGCCGCGGGACTGACCGCGGTCTTCGCTTCCACCTCGGCGCCAGCTTCACCCCTCGTTCGTTCGACACTCGCGATTGCCACCGGTCCGGCGAACCAGATTTCACCGGCCGTTCTTTCCCTCACACACGGAGTGCTCTCCGCCATGCGATTTACGCAACTCAAGGCAACCGCCGCACTTGTCTTCGTCGCCCTCGGGCTATCGGTCACACTCGCCGCGGTCTCTCGTAACACAACCGAGCCGGCAATGGGTGGTTCCGCACCGCTCGCCGCGCGGAGCGCGGCACCGGTGCCAAAGGACAAACCGACTGCGAAGGAATTGGAAGCCAGGGAACTGAAGGCACTCAAAGGTGAATGGCGGGTGGTGAAGTTGGAAACGGACCGAAAAAATGAGCGCGAGTTGGCCGGACTGCGATTCGCGTTCACCGACAACCACCTCGCGATCCGTTCGGCTAACGAAGATGAAAACGAGAATTTCACGGTAGGACTCGTCCCGACCGAATCGCCACGGCACGTCGATCTGACGATCGAGAACCCGGAGAAGGGGGAACGGGATGCGGGCAAGGTCGCGCGCGGCATTTACGAATTAAAAGGCGACACTCTCACACTGTGCGTGCGCCACTTCGCGGCCGACGACGCGAACCGGCCGACCGCGTTCAAGTCGGGCGAGGGATTGGTTCTCACCGTACTCGAACGGGTGAAGGACGAGAAGGAAGAACTGAAAGCGCTCGCGGGCGAGTGGAGGGCAGTGAAAGTGATCGCCTTGGGCCAGGAGGTAGGGGCCGACGAACTGGCGAAGAGGAAGATGATGTGGTTCTTCGACGGAGCGGAAATGTTAATGACCGGCGAAGGCGAGAAAGGCGATAAGGCCACGATCAAGCTCGACCCGTCCGCCGCGCCGGCAACGATCGACCTGAGCGGCAAGGACGATAAGGGGACGGAGAGCAAGCTTCCCGGCATTTACTTCCGACAAGGCGACAGGCTCACGGTCTGCTACGCCCACCAGGCGCTCCCACCCCCGCAGAATATGGGCAAAGATCCGGTCCGCCCGACGGAGCTAAAGGCGGGCGACGGGGTCGTGTTCATCGTCTTTGAACGCGCCCCCAAGAAGTGA
- a CDS encoding PadR family transcriptional regulator codes for MSADFLANWTTQMRKGLLELCVLASLKGKDRRMYGYDIVKRLSAIDGLVMGEGTIYPILSRFKKEGLVETTLAESPEGPARKYYQLTDRGRQLLGQMLTAWAEVRDGIEAVTVAESLS; via the coding sequence ATGAGTGCCGATTTTCTCGCAAATTGGACCACGCAGATGCGGAAGGGGCTGCTGGAGCTGTGTGTCTTGGCTTCGTTGAAGGGCAAGGATCGGCGAATGTACGGCTACGACATCGTGAAGCGGCTCTCGGCCATTGACGGGCTCGTGATGGGCGAAGGAACGATCTACCCGATTCTGAGCCGGTTCAAGAAGGAAGGGCTCGTGGAGACGACACTGGCCGAGTCGCCCGAGGGACCGGCGCGCAAGTATTACCAGCTCACGGACCGGGGCCGGCAACTGCTGGGGCAGATGCTGACCGCGTGGGCGGAAGTGCGGGACGGCATCGAGGCAGTCACTGTCGCGGAGTCACTTTCATGA
- a CDS encoding DUF4058 family protein — protein sequence MPLHDWTRVGAYVYHDFHTGLLVAIRRVLNDGVLPPGYYARAEQTMRTMGPDVLTLQTRNPPSESPPDVPGATRLMVPSAPPRVAIAASSAPRVPGFKQKRLAIRHSSNDRLIAIVELVSPGNKSSAHPLRTFVKKAVQAVEAGIHALIIDPFPPSKRDPNGIHGVIWPRLGGDDYTQPADKPLTVVAYEAGDAAGSPHRCYVQPLAVGDALPDMPLFLEPEEYVNVPLERAYQIAFADVLPQDRALLDPAPV from the coding sequence ATGCCGCTGCACGACTGGACCCGCGTCGGAGCTTACGTCTACCACGATTTCCATACCGGGTTGTTGGTCGCGATTCGCCGTGTCTTGAACGACGGGGTGCTTCCTCCCGGCTACTACGCACGCGCGGAACAGACGATGCGAACGATGGGGCCGGACGTACTCACACTCCAGACGCGGAACCCGCCCTCCGAGAGCCCGCCCGACGTACCCGGGGCCACGCGGCTGATGGTCCCGTCCGCGCCCCCGCGCGTAGCGATCGCCGCGTCGTCGGCACCGCGCGTGCCCGGATTCAAACAGAAGCGGCTCGCGATTCGGCATTCCAGTAACGATCGACTCATTGCGATTGTCGAGCTGGTGTCGCCCGGGAACAAATCTTCGGCCCACCCGCTGCGCACGTTCGTCAAGAAAGCGGTACAAGCAGTCGAGGCCGGGATTCACGCGCTAATAATCGACCCGTTCCCGCCGAGTAAACGCGACCCGAACGGGATTCATGGTGTAATTTGGCCGCGACTTGGTGGCGACGATTACACGCAACCCGCAGACAAGCCGCTCACGGTTGTCGCTTACGAGGCCGGTGACGCAGCGGGTAGCCCGCATCGGTGTTACGTTCAACCGCTGGCGGTTGGCGATGCGTTGCCGGACATGCCACTGTTCCTCGAACCGGAAGAGTATGTAAACGTGCCCCTCGAACGGGCGTATCAGATAGCGTTCGCGGACGTTCTCCCTCAAGACCGCGCGCTGCTCGATCCGGCGCCCGTTTGA